In Rhinoraja longicauda isolate Sanriku21f chromosome 39, sRhiLon1.1, whole genome shotgun sequence, one DNA window encodes the following:
- the LOC144611093 gene encoding myelin-associated glycoprotein-like, which yields MIGRSFFLLSLLQAVMSGQWGADIPPAVTAQNGLCARIPCRYWYPVGQKDKLRTEIWYNSDYMNSKSVAFHSVDPSQVSTKFQHRTRLSGVLSDGNCSLVIDNVTLLDAGPYRFRVEFEGGEKYTYPATQLHVIDFTDKPTIFPAEMVAGQPVNVTCSFNTTCNGTAPTLTWDTPTDQPPSASHSVTQRGDTLTYTSVLSMTPALKHHGQNYTCRVRYPTVSSEEKLTLMVQYAPQNLSITSPHNVNSSWVSVKEGNTAAILCSVHSFPPSNLTWGHLGVTLNTAPSSNELWMEFPQLMLRDAGVYQCVAQNEHGTAERDVTLTVEYAPQNFSITSPDNVKNSRFSVKEGISAAFLCSFQSFPVSNLTWRHLGVTLNMTHSSNELWLKILRVTPQDTGCYQCVAENEHGTVEGTMTLIVECE from the exons cCGTGATGTCGGGACAGTGGGGTGCGGACATTCCACCAGCAGTGACAGCGCAGAATGGTTTGTGTGCACGGATTCCGTGTCGCTACTGGTACCCGGTGGGTCAGAAGGATAAACTACGGACTGAAATCTGGTATAACAGTGATTATATGAACTCTAAGTCTGTAGCCTTCCACTCCGTGGATCCCAGTCAAGTATCAACAAAGTTTCAGCATCGGACCCGGCTGTCAGGAGTCCTGAGTGACGGCAACTGTTCCCTGGTTATAGACAACGTCACGCTGCTAGATGCCGGTCCTTATCGTTTCAGAGTTGAATTCGAAGGGGGAGAAAAGTACACCTACCCTGCAACACAGCTCCATGTTATTG ATTTCACAGATAAACCCACGATATTCCCTGCTGAAATGGTGGCAGGTCAGCCTGTGAACGTGACCTGCTCCTTCAACACCACGTGTAATGGAACAGCACCCACCTTAACCTGGGACACCCCCactgatcaaccaccgtcagcctcacacagcgtaactcagcggggtgaCACGCTGACATATACTTCTGTTCTGTCCATGACCCCAGCGCTCAAACATCATGGGCAAAACTACACCTGCAGAGTCAGATACCCAACTGTCTCATCTGAGGAGAAACTCACACTGATGGTGCAAT ATGCCCCCCAGAAtctctccatcacttcccccCACAATGTGAACAGTTCCTGGGTCAGTGTAAAAGAAGGAAACACTGCAGCGATCCTCTGCTCCGTCCACAGTTTCCCACCGTCCAACCTGACGTGGGGACATCTCGGTGTCACGCTGAACACAGCACCTTCCAGCAACGAGCTGTGGATGGAGTTCCCTCAGCTGATGCTGAGGGATGCTGGGGTCTATCAGTGTGTGGCGCAGAATGAACACGGGACAGCAGAGAGGGATGTGACCCTCACTGTAGAAT ATGCGCCGCAGAATTTCTCCATCACTTCCCCCGACAACGTGAAGAATTCCAGGTTCAGTGTAAAGGAAGGAATCTCTGCAGCGTTCCTCTGCTCTTTCCAGAGTTTCCCAGTGTCCAACCTGACGTGGCGACATCTCGGTGTCACGCTGAACATGACACATTCCAGCAACGAGCTGTGGTTGAAAATCCTTCGGGTGACACCGCAAGACACTGGGTGCTATCAGTGTGTGGCGGAGAATGAACACGGGACAGTGGAGGGGACTATGACCCTCATCGTAGAATGTGAGTAG